One segment of Streptomyces sp. NBC_00576 DNA contains the following:
- a CDS encoding ABC transporter permease yields the protein MADTALAPTKVRVKTSAMRGHRSRIALVNAVPVTVFLLVLFVYPIIGVLSLSLKGDSGGFTLHWYADALSGVNLSVLLSTLRISAETAVLSLLVGFVLAHAIARMRPVFAALAMLIVVVPHFISALVRTYGWIIMLGEHGLINTLLTSLHVPGAPFSLLYNETGVVIGTTSVMLPYTVLVLQGVMRGVDGRLLAAAAGFGASRFTIFRRIYLPLVAAGIGTAGLLSFILCLGYYITPALMGGAKQTVVAALIDQQVMKQDQWNSAAAFGVILLLLTFAGLGVLGLAKLRRAKAHARRSSS from the coding sequence GTGGCCGACACCGCTCTCGCACCCACCAAGGTGCGTGTGAAAACTTCCGCGATGCGCGGGCACCGCTCCCGGATCGCCCTGGTCAACGCCGTCCCCGTCACGGTGTTCCTGCTGGTGCTGTTCGTGTACCCGATCATCGGGGTGCTCTCCCTCAGTCTCAAGGGTGACAGTGGCGGATTCACCCTGCACTGGTACGCCGACGCGCTCAGCGGCGTGAACCTGTCCGTGCTGCTCTCCACCCTCCGGATCTCCGCGGAGACCGCCGTACTCAGTCTCCTGGTGGGTTTCGTCCTGGCGCACGCCATCGCCCGGATGCGGCCCGTCTTCGCCGCGCTGGCCATGCTGATCGTGGTCGTGCCGCACTTCATCAGTGCCCTGGTACGCACCTACGGCTGGATCATCATGCTCGGTGAACACGGCCTCATCAACACGCTGTTGACTTCCCTGCACGTGCCCGGAGCCCCGTTCTCGCTGCTCTACAACGAGACCGGTGTCGTCATCGGGACCACTTCGGTGATGCTGCCCTACACCGTCCTCGTCCTGCAGGGCGTGATGCGGGGCGTCGACGGCCGGCTCCTGGCCGCGGCGGCAGGCTTCGGCGCGAGCCGGTTCACCATCTTCCGCAGGATCTACCTGCCGCTGGTCGCGGCCGGGATCGGCACCGCGGGGCTGCTCAGCTTCATCCTCTGCCTGGGCTACTACATCACCCCCGCGCTGATGGGCGGCGCCAAACAGACCGTCGTCGCGGCGCTGATCGACCAGCAGGTGATGAAGCAGGACCAGTGGAACTCGGCCGCCGCCTTCGGCGTCATCCTGCTCCTGCTCACCTTCGCCGGGCTGGGCGTGCTCGGCCTGGCCAAGCTCCGCCGCGCCAAGGCACACGCACGAAGGAGCAGCTCATGA
- a CDS encoding ABC transporter ATP-binding protein, whose product MTAGKLSADDLAAALAPHSSSPTGKSLSVTGLRKSYAGTTVVDGVDMEIAAGEFVTFLGSSGSGKTTTLMMLAGFTEPDSGSVAVDGHDITRLNPGKRDFGFVFQQYLLFPHMTVAENVAFPLQLRGVDKAEIRRRVGETLEAAGLSKFAGRKPRELSGGQQQRVALCRVLVYRPPIVLMDEPLGALDKRLRDQMQTEIKSIQRELGLTVIYVTHDQEEALVLSDRIAIMKDGRIEQFDTPRGLFERPRTPFVADFLGAANFLTGKVEDGGADDCTQVRLDTGGVLTARAHPCVPGQSVRAAVRPGKLRLVGAEEGCCTGTVETAVYVGSLTRITVRLDGAAPGTPPLRIETAAVPPRTGERVCVTADRDDVSVFDATDGG is encoded by the coding sequence ATGACCGCCGGAAAGCTGTCCGCCGACGACCTCGCCGCTGCCCTGGCCCCTCACTCCTCCTCACCGACGGGCAAGTCGCTGTCGGTGACGGGGCTGCGCAAGTCCTACGCCGGGACGACGGTGGTCGACGGCGTGGACATGGAGATCGCGGCCGGTGAGTTCGTCACCTTCCTCGGCTCGTCGGGCTCCGGCAAGACGACCACCCTGATGATGCTGGCCGGGTTCACCGAACCCGACTCCGGCTCCGTCGCAGTGGACGGCCATGACATCACCCGGCTCAATCCGGGCAAGCGTGACTTCGGTTTCGTCTTCCAGCAGTACCTGCTCTTCCCCCATATGACGGTCGCCGAGAACGTCGCCTTCCCCCTGCAACTGCGGGGGGTGGACAAGGCGGAGATCCGCCGCCGGGTCGGGGAGACGCTGGAGGCGGCAGGCCTGTCGAAGTTCGCCGGCCGCAAGCCCCGTGAGCTCTCCGGTGGCCAGCAGCAGCGCGTCGCCCTGTGCCGGGTCCTGGTCTATCGCCCCCCGATCGTCCTGATGGACGAACCGCTGGGTGCGCTGGACAAGAGGCTCCGCGACCAGATGCAGACCGAGATCAAGTCCATCCAGCGCGAACTCGGCCTGACCGTCATCTACGTCACGCACGATCAGGAGGAAGCGCTGGTCCTGTCGGACCGGATCGCCATCATGAAGGACGGCCGTATCGAGCAGTTCGACACCCCACGCGGCCTGTTCGAACGCCCCCGTACCCCGTTCGTCGCCGACTTCCTGGGCGCCGCCAACTTCCTCACCGGCAAGGTCGAGGACGGTGGAGCAGACGACTGCACCCAGGTGCGGCTGGACACCGGCGGCGTCCTCACGGCCCGCGCCCATCCCTGCGTGCCCGGACAGAGCGTGCGCGCCGCGGTACGGCCGGGCAAGCTGCGCCTGGTCGGTGCCGAGGAGGGCTGCTGTACCGGCACGGTCGAGACGGCCGTCTATGTCGGCTCGCTCACCCGGATCACCGTCCGCCTGGACGGTGCCGCTCCGGGGACGCCGCCGCTGCGGATCGAGACCGCCGCCGTCCCGCCGCGCACCGGCGAACGGGTGTGTGTCACCGCCGACCGGGACGACGTCAGCGTCTTCGACGCCACGGACGGAGGGTGA
- a CDS encoding ABC transporter permease produces MMELPATRAGHIGRAISATAILLFLAMPIVIILVTSFGADGIGTFPPKEYSTHWYEQMAAPGGNWATSIALSSLIAALTTVFSLILGATAATALARGRLPLHAAVYGLVLAPLLIPQVVIALGLFLFFEPVGMLGSPLAIALGHTVLAAPIAILIMISTLRGIDERLEDAAASMGASRLTIARRITFPLATPGLIAAAVFSFITSFDEFFIAQFMSTPDTRTLPVLVFNALQFDVDPTVTAVSAVLIALAILALALVALVRKLGGHRGGQNVLPVEPLT; encoded by the coding sequence ATGATGGAACTGCCCGCCACCCGGGCCGGACACATCGGCCGCGCGATCAGCGCCACCGCGATCCTGCTCTTCCTGGCGATGCCCATCGTCATCATCCTGGTCACGTCCTTCGGCGCCGACGGCATCGGCACCTTCCCGCCCAAGGAGTACAGCACCCACTGGTACGAGCAGATGGCCGCGCCCGGCGGCAACTGGGCCACCTCCATCGCCCTGTCCAGCCTCATCGCCGCCCTCACCACCGTGTTCTCCCTCATCCTGGGCGCCACCGCCGCCACCGCCCTGGCCCGCGGCCGACTGCCCCTGCACGCAGCCGTCTACGGTCTCGTCCTCGCCCCGCTGCTCATCCCCCAAGTAGTCATCGCCCTCGGCCTGTTCCTCTTCTTCGAACCCGTCGGCATGCTCGGCAGCCCGCTGGCAATCGCCCTCGGCCACACCGTGCTCGCCGCGCCCATCGCCATCCTCATCATGATCTCCACGCTGAGGGGCATCGACGAACGGCTGGAGGACGCGGCGGCCAGCATGGGCGCCAGCCGCCTCACCATCGCCCGGCGCATCACCTTCCCCCTGGCCACACCCGGGTTGATCGCCGCCGCGGTGTTCTCGTTCATCACCAGCTTCGACGAGTTCTTCATCGCCCAGTTCATGTCGACCCCCGACACCCGCACCCTGCCGGTCCTGGTCTTCAACGCGCTGCAGTTCGACGTCGACCCGACCGTCACCGCGGTCAGCGCGGTCCTCATCGCCCTGGCCATCCTCGCCCTCGCCCTGGTCGCCCTCGTCCGCAAACTCGGCGGCCACCGAGGCGGCCAGAACGTCCTCCCCGTCGAACCCCTCACCTGA
- a CDS encoding polyamine ABC transporter substrate-binding protein, whose product MEANRIGRRTVLRTAGALAAATAVTGCGTLMGTGDSRGSSGGGKKKLVVSNSGGAYNDALTKAIYEPFAKETGITVTTVNYQSAQIIAQVKQGRPQVDLLDNTLLNFQKMAGLECLEPVDHDRLKSVKGAGIAEHNLPEHAVGKNVWASVMAYRTDSLKRVPKSWADFWNTDAFSGPRSLQSADADLPELEFALLADGVPLDRLYPLDVDRAFASMSRIRGDVKKFWNTGALPAVLLGRKEVVMTSMWGGRADELIKQGQPVAYQWNGARRMTNGWGIPKGADNTDAAYKLIDFSLRPEVQAAFAKLSPTGGPVVPAATKLISDDVLATLPTSPQNLKTGFDADATWWDKNRDAVTKRWQEWADA is encoded by the coding sequence TCGCACCGCAGGCGCGCTGGCCGCCGCCACCGCGGTGACCGGCTGCGGCACCCTCATGGGCACCGGCGACAGCCGCGGTTCGTCGGGCGGCGGTAAGAAGAAGCTCGTCGTCAGCAACAGCGGCGGCGCCTACAACGACGCTCTGACCAAGGCGATCTACGAGCCGTTCGCCAAGGAGACCGGCATCACGGTCACGACGGTCAACTACCAGTCGGCGCAGATCATCGCCCAGGTCAAGCAGGGCCGCCCGCAGGTGGACCTGCTGGACAACACACTGCTGAACTTCCAGAAGATGGCGGGGCTGGAGTGTCTGGAGCCGGTGGACCATGACCGGCTGAAAAGTGTCAAGGGCGCCGGGATCGCGGAGCACAACCTGCCGGAACACGCGGTCGGCAAGAACGTGTGGGCGAGTGTGATGGCCTACCGCACCGACAGCCTCAAGCGGGTCCCGAAGAGCTGGGCCGACTTCTGGAACACGGACGCCTTCAGCGGCCCCCGCTCGCTGCAGAGCGCGGACGCCGACCTGCCGGAGCTGGAGTTCGCGCTGCTGGCCGACGGTGTGCCGCTGGACAGGCTGTACCCGCTGGATGTGGACCGGGCGTTCGCGTCGATGTCGCGGATCCGCGGCGATGTGAAGAAGTTCTGGAACACCGGCGCCCTGCCGGCCGTCCTGCTCGGCCGCAAGGAGGTCGTCATGACCTCCATGTGGGGTGGCCGCGCGGATGAACTGATCAAGCAGGGCCAGCCGGTCGCCTACCAGTGGAACGGCGCCCGCAGGATGACCAACGGCTGGGGCATCCCGAAGGGCGCGGACAACACGGACGCGGCCTACAAGCTGATCGACTTCTCGCTGCGTCCCGAGGTGCAGGCGGCGTTCGCCAAGCTCAGCCCCACCGGCGGCCCGGTCGTCCCGGCGGCAACCAAACTGATCTCGGACGACGTCCTGGCCACACTGCCGACCTCGCCGCAGAACCTCAAGACCGGGTTCGATGCCGATGCCACCTGGTGGGACAAGAACCGTGACGCCGTCACCAAGCGCTGGCAGGAGTGGGCCGATGCCTGA
- a CDS encoding NAD(P)/FAD-dependent oxidoreductase: MKTIPYWIETAGVFPDRSGKPLTEDTDLVVVGAGLTGLSTALHSARKGARVTLVEKGQIGSGASARNGGMANLGFTIGVRQAIRRYGLERAREMYNSYGEAVDTVERLVNEESIDCQFRRVGRLGLASRPAHFESKKAQQRDLAKYFGHETTLIGKSELRSEIGSDAYHGGLLDPFSAALHVGRFVRGMAEACERTGVEIHERNAAIGVRRTAADRFEVSTERGVIRAGQVMMATDAYTDKNFPWLRRQQVSVGSFIIVTEPLGEELAREIIPKGRLLVDSNQVCHYFRLTPDNRLLFGGRARFAPSDPTSDKKSGAVLFREMCEIFPQLARTKVEYVWGGSVGFAMDRIVHAGQTEDGVHYSMGYAGHGVQMATHMGQVMAEVMDGHPEVSPVRDLAPPRIPLYNGTAWFLPFAGAYYKTLDRIR; this comes from the coding sequence ATGAAGACGATTCCCTACTGGATCGAAACCGCTGGGGTGTTTCCCGACCGGTCCGGCAAGCCGCTGACCGAGGACACCGACCTGGTGGTCGTCGGCGCCGGCCTGACGGGTCTGTCCACCGCCCTCCACTCCGCCCGCAAGGGCGCCCGCGTCACCCTTGTCGAGAAGGGCCAGATCGGCTCCGGTGCCTCCGCCCGCAACGGCGGCATGGCCAACCTGGGCTTCACCATCGGTGTACGCCAGGCCATCCGCCGGTACGGACTCGAACGGGCCCGCGAGATGTACAACTCCTACGGCGAGGCCGTGGACACCGTCGAGCGGCTCGTGAACGAGGAGTCCATCGACTGTCAGTTCCGCCGCGTCGGACGCCTGGGCCTCGCGTCCCGCCCCGCGCACTTCGAGAGCAAGAAGGCCCAACAGCGCGACCTGGCCAAGTACTTCGGACACGAGACCACCCTGATCGGTAAGTCCGAGCTGCGTTCCGAGATCGGATCCGACGCCTACCACGGCGGCCTGCTCGACCCGTTCAGCGCCGCACTGCACGTCGGCCGCTTCGTACGCGGTATGGCCGAGGCGTGCGAGCGCACCGGTGTCGAGATCCACGAGCGCAACGCGGCCATCGGCGTGCGCCGTACCGCCGCCGACCGGTTCGAGGTCAGCACCGAGCGCGGTGTGATCCGCGCCGGGCAGGTCATGATGGCCACCGACGCCTACACCGACAAGAACTTCCCGTGGCTGCGCCGCCAGCAGGTCAGCGTGGGCAGCTTCATCATCGTGACCGAGCCGCTCGGTGAGGAGCTCGCCCGGGAGATCATCCCGAAGGGCCGCCTCCTCGTCGACTCCAACCAGGTCTGCCACTACTTCCGGCTCACCCCGGACAACCGGCTGCTGTTCGGCGGCCGTGCCCGTTTCGCGCCGTCCGACCCCACCTCGGACAAGAAGAGCGGGGCCGTTCTGTTCCGTGAGATGTGCGAGATCTTCCCCCAACTCGCCCGGACGAAGGTCGAGTACGTGTGGGGCGGCTCCGTCGGTTTCGCGATGGACCGCATCGTGCACGCCGGGCAGACCGAGGACGGCGTCCACTACTCCATGGGATACGCGGGCCACGGCGTGCAGATGGCCACGCACATGGGGCAGGTCATGGCCGAGGTGATGGACGGCCACCCCGAGGTCAGCCCCGTCCGCGACCTGGCCCCGCCCCGCATCCCCCTCTACAACGGCACTGCCTGGTTCCTGCCCTTCGCGGGCGCCTACTACAAGACGCTGGACCGCATCCGCTGA